The following coding sequences lie in one Streptomyces xiamenensis genomic window:
- a CDS encoding ABC transporter permease produces MSGVAGKRRGTAPLRSGVRRLMFPAVLYAVLAILILLPIALVVLSAFTSTTPRPGNLSLSGLTLENFSTVFGAGPRRAALNSLVVGAGASLVALFFGGFLAFCTARSNVYWRGFLYLAGIVPMFLPSYVGALAWGLLGGPNAGLLNVLANDLGGSSFVNIYNMGGLIFVLGIYYAPYAFLLIHSSFSLMNPDLEEAANVHGARPLQTLRRVTLPLATPAILGSAILIFVLTIENFPVSQIIGGAAGIDTLPTYIYRLMNSSPSRGNEAAAVAITLVLVVLVVTALQRRVLAKRTYTTVSGKGMKPGRFDLGAFRLPALLIGCGYFLLATVLPLLALLFVALHKTPYISTVTGAFGEGRLSFDAFGDALGSDLIHRATVNSVVVAVSAAVVGTLLAFTVSYVVNRSKTPGRAGLGYISMLPLAVPAIVMGLGLLWAWLMLPFPVYGTLLLMVIAFVAAQMPQGYQGASSSILQVDRDLEDSAVMHGASRLRAIARITLPLLRVPLTSTFLLLLMLSMRELTVPLFLFTTDTRLLSIVIFDDFDNGIMQRSAVTSLLYCAVILVLAFVAQRFGADSPRARKQARSHRRDPR; encoded by the coding sequence GTGAGCGGCGTCGCCGGGAAGCGCCGGGGCACGGCGCCACTCAGGTCCGGCGTCCGCCGCCTGATGTTCCCGGCCGTGCTGTACGCGGTGCTGGCGATCCTCATCCTGCTGCCGATCGCGCTGGTGGTCCTGTCCGCCTTCACCTCGACGACCCCGCGTCCGGGAAATCTCTCCCTCAGCGGCCTGACCCTGGAGAACTTCTCCACGGTCTTCGGCGCCGGGCCCCGCAGGGCCGCGCTGAATTCGCTGGTCGTGGGGGCCGGCGCCTCACTGGTGGCGCTGTTCTTCGGTGGGTTCCTGGCGTTCTGCACGGCGCGTTCCAATGTGTACTGGCGCGGCTTCCTCTATCTGGCGGGCATCGTGCCGATGTTCCTGCCCTCGTACGTGGGAGCGCTCGCCTGGGGACTGCTCGGGGGGCCGAACGCGGGCTTGCTGAACGTCCTGGCGAACGATCTGGGCGGCTCGTCTTTCGTCAACATCTACAACATGGGCGGTCTGATCTTCGTCCTGGGGATCTACTACGCGCCCTACGCCTTTCTTCTCATCCACAGCTCCTTCAGCCTGATGAACCCGGACCTGGAGGAGGCGGCGAACGTGCACGGGGCGCGTCCGCTGCAGACGCTGCGCAGGGTCACGCTGCCCCTGGCCACCCCGGCGATCCTGGGGTCCGCCATCCTGATCTTCGTTCTCACCATCGAGAACTTCCCCGTCTCCCAGATCATCGGCGGCGCGGCCGGCATCGACACCCTGCCGACGTACATCTACCGCCTCATGAACAGCTCCCCGTCCCGGGGGAACGAGGCCGCCGCGGTGGCGATCACCCTGGTGCTCGTCGTGCTGGTGGTCACCGCCCTGCAGCGCAGGGTCCTGGCGAAGCGGACCTACACCACGGTCTCCGGCAAGGGGATGAAGCCCGGACGGTTCGACCTGGGGGCCTTCCGGCTCCCGGCCCTGCTGATCGGCTGCGGCTACTTCCTGCTGGCCACCGTCCTCCCGCTGCTGGCCCTGCTGTTCGTCGCCCTGCACAAGACGCCCTACATCAGCACGGTCACCGGCGCCTTCGGCGAAGGCCGGCTGTCCTTCGACGCCTTCGGGGACGCGCTGGGATCTGACCTCATCCACCGGGCCACCGTGAACTCGGTGGTGGTCGCCGTATCGGCCGCCGTCGTGGGGACCTTGCTGGCCTTCACGGTCTCCTACGTCGTCAACCGCTCGAAGACACCGGGGCGTGCCGGCCTGGGGTACATCTCGATGCTGCCGCTCGCGGTCCCCGCCATCGTCATGGGTCTGGGTCTGCTGTGGGCCTGGCTGATGCTGCCGTTCCCGGTGTACGGGACGCTGCTGCTGATGGTCATCGCCTTCGTGGCGGCGCAGATGCCGCAGGGCTACCAGGGGGCGAGCTCCTCCATCCTCCAGGTGGACCGCGATCTGGAGGACAGCGCGGTCATGCACGGCGCGAGCCGGCTGCGGGCCATCGCCCGGATCACCCTCCCCCTGCTGCGGGTCCCGCTGACCTCGACGTTCCTGCTCCTGCTGATGCTGTCCATGCGCGAGCTGACCGTCCCGCTGTTCCTGTTCACCACCGACACCCGGCTGTTGTCGATCGTCATCTTCGACGACTTCGACAACGGCATCATGCAGCGCAGCGCGGTGACCAGCCTGCTCTACTGCGCCGTCATCCTCGTCCTGGCCTTCGTGGCCCAGCGCTTCGGCGCCGACTCGCCCAGAGCCAGGAAGCAAGCCCGTTCCCACAGGAGAGACCCGCGATGA
- a CDS encoding ABC transporter ATP-binding protein: MEISVRNLTLRYGESVAVDDLDLTIADGEALVLLGQSGCGKTSTMRCVAGLESPSAGRISVGETVMFDGERGINRPPHKRNIGMVFQSYAIWPHLTVFQNVAFPLVMKKTGRADTARRVGETLDLVGLGHLAERGASMLSGGQMQRVALARSLVMEPSVLLLDEPLSNLDARLRHRLRTELRELQQKIGLTSIYVTHDQDEALALADRISMMQAGRIVQTAPPAELYARPRSASIAEFLGVANIFGVTPEDAGTVRLEGTGIRLAVAPYAKGEQLRACVRAEDLRFAAADATGPNLLPGVITTKVFQGGTVTYRVRVEGGPEADIVGSKHEESRHGVGDRVTLTVPPADIQVLPHEVPR, from the coding sequence GTGGAGATCAGTGTCCGGAATCTGACGCTGCGGTACGGCGAGTCCGTGGCCGTGGACGATCTCGATCTGACCATCGCGGACGGCGAGGCCCTGGTGCTGCTGGGCCAGTCCGGGTGCGGCAAGACCAGCACCATGCGGTGTGTCGCGGGTCTGGAGTCGCCGTCCGCCGGGCGGATATCGGTGGGCGAGACGGTGATGTTCGACGGCGAGCGGGGCATCAACCGTCCGCCGCACAAGCGCAACATCGGCATGGTGTTCCAGTCCTACGCGATCTGGCCGCACCTGACGGTCTTCCAGAACGTGGCCTTTCCGCTCGTCATGAAGAAGACCGGCCGGGCGGACACCGCCCGGCGGGTCGGCGAGACCCTGGACCTGGTGGGCCTGGGCCATCTCGCGGAGCGCGGGGCGAGCATGCTCTCCGGCGGTCAGATGCAGCGGGTCGCGCTGGCCCGCAGCCTGGTCATGGAGCCCTCCGTCCTGCTGCTGGACGAGCCGCTGTCCAACCTCGACGCCCGGCTGCGCCACCGCCTGCGCACCGAACTGCGCGAACTCCAGCAGAAGATCGGCCTCACCTCGATCTATGTCACCCATGACCAGGACGAGGCGCTCGCGCTGGCCGACCGGATCTCGATGATGCAGGCCGGGAGGATCGTGCAGACGGCGCCGCCCGCCGAGCTGTACGCCCGCCCGCGCAGCGCCTCGATCGCCGAGTTCCTCGGGGTGGCCAACATCTTCGGGGTCACGCCCGAGGACGCCGGCACCGTGCGCCTGGAGGGCACCGGCATCCGGCTGGCCGTGGCGCCCTACGCGAAGGGCGAGCAACTGCGCGCCTGTGTCCGCGCCGAGGACCTGCGGTTCGCCGCAGCGGACGCCACCGGCCCGAACCTGCTCCCCGGGGTGATCACCACCAAGGTCTTCCAGGGCGGGACCGTCACCTACCGGGTGCGCGTCGAGGGCGGCCCGGAGGCCGACATCGTCGGCTCCAAGCACGAGGAGTCCCGGCACGGCGTCGGCGACCGGGTCACCCTGACCGTGCCGCCGGCCGACATCCAGGTGCTGCCGCACGAGGTGCCCCGGTGA
- a CDS encoding RraA family protein has protein sequence MSAAAGDIAELARLGSSTVYEARGRRGLVEQRFQRLLPGSRVAGPARTVLCAQNDNRGVHELVSRLQPGEIAVLTMPEPEPVALIGDLLVTQLKERGAAGVLVDGAVRDLDELVGMGVPIWARWVHARGAAKDRRGTVDAPVRVGGATIRTGDVVVLDGDCVVVVEAEEVAAAVTLAQARERKEEASRRTYLAGAISYDLYGFRAQDQGEE, from the coding sequence GTGAGCGCCGCCGCCGGGGACATCGCGGAGCTGGCACGCCTGGGATCGTCCACCGTGTACGAGGCGCGGGGCCGCCGGGGACTGGTGGAGCAGCGCTTCCAGCGGCTGCTGCCCGGATCGCGGGTCGCCGGTCCCGCGCGCACCGTGCTGTGCGCGCAGAACGACAACCGCGGCGTGCACGAGCTGGTCTCCCGGTTGCAGCCGGGGGAGATCGCGGTGCTGACGATGCCCGAACCCGAACCGGTCGCGCTGATCGGGGATCTGCTGGTCACCCAGCTGAAGGAGCGCGGGGCCGCCGGTGTGCTGGTCGACGGCGCGGTGCGCGACCTGGACGAGCTGGTCGGGATGGGGGTGCCGATCTGGGCCCGCTGGGTGCACGCGCGCGGCGCGGCCAAGGACCGGCGCGGCACGGTGGACGCGCCCGTCCGGGTGGGCGGGGCGACGATCCGTACCGGTGACGTCGTGGTGCTCGACGGCGACTGCGTGGTGGTCGTGGAGGCGGAGGAGGTCGCCGCGGCGGTGACCCTGGCGCAGGCCAGGGAACGCAAGGAGGAGGCGTCGCGCCGCACGTACCTGGCGGGGGCGATCTCCTACGACCTGTACGGGTTCCGCGCCCAGGACCAGGGTGAGGAGTAG
- a CDS encoding PIG-L deacetylase family protein, which yields MSAKRLLVVGAHSADFVWRAAGVIAKHTRAGGEARVISLSYGERGESGELWKVPGQTIENVKKARHAEASEAAAAVGASFESLDLGDYPLIGGREAIDTLAEIIRDWQPHIVLTHPDKDPFNPDHPVAHEVVSQARLLTSGAVVEAGFRTAPPTEFLVFEPHQPELCGFVPSVFVDITEVFEAKKEAMAAMRAQVYLQQYYTERAEHRGNHARKVTGDKEIRQAEAFQRIVPNVVGAL from the coding sequence ATGTCTGCCAAGCGTCTTCTTGTCGTCGGTGCCCACAGCGCCGACTTCGTCTGGCGTGCCGCCGGGGTCATCGCCAAGCACACCCGGGCGGGCGGCGAAGCACGCGTCATCTCGCTGTCCTACGGTGAGCGCGGCGAGTCCGGCGAGCTGTGGAAGGTCCCCGGACAAACGATCGAGAACGTGAAGAAGGCCCGGCACGCCGAGGCGTCCGAGGCGGCGGCGGCCGTGGGCGCCTCCTTCGAGAGCCTGGACCTGGGCGACTACCCGCTCATCGGCGGGCGGGAGGCCATCGACACCCTGGCCGAGATCATCCGTGACTGGCAGCCGCACATCGTGCTGACCCACCCGGACAAGGACCCCTTCAACCCGGATCACCCGGTCGCCCACGAGGTGGTGTCGCAGGCCCGCCTCCTGACCTCGGGCGCCGTGGTGGAGGCCGGTTTCCGCACCGCTCCGCCCACCGAGTTCCTGGTGTTCGAGCCGCACCAGCCGGAGCTGTGCGGCTTCGTGCCCTCCGTCTTCGTGGACATCACCGAGGTGTTCGAGGCGAAGAAGGAGGCCATGGCCGCGATGCGGGCCCAGGTCTACCTCCAGCAGTACTACACCGAGCGCGCCGAGCACCGCGGCAACCACGCCCGCAAGGTGACCGGCGACAAGGAGATCCGTCAGGCCGAGGCGTTCCAGCGCATCGTGCCGAACGTGGTGGGTGCCCTGTGA
- a CDS encoding NAD(P)-dependent oxidoreductase, whose amino-acid sequence MTVCAVIGLGEAGRLYAGGLRDAGFTVRGYDPFTRIDEPGITQYDVLAEALDRATMVLSLVGARAAAEVLEQAAPRLRPGTVYADLNTAAPGLKRSLEERVVAGGSLFADVAVLAPVPRAGLRTPLLVSGTGAPHVARALEPAGVPVETIDAPAGAAAARKLLRSVFMKGLAGVVLETLNAAETDGSTAWITAQMAAEFGDGGEALISRLAEGSRAHAGRRVHEMSDAIDHLDALGQPSWVAQASRQWLQRLADEPRTAS is encoded by the coding sequence ATGACGGTGTGTGCGGTAATCGGGCTCGGCGAGGCCGGCCGGCTCTATGCGGGCGGTCTGCGCGACGCCGGCTTCACGGTGCGCGGGTACGACCCGTTCACCAGGATCGACGAGCCGGGGATCACCCAGTACGACGTGCTGGCCGAGGCCCTGGACAGGGCCACGATGGTGCTCAGCCTGGTCGGGGCCCGGGCCGCGGCGGAGGTACTGGAGCAGGCCGCGCCCCGGCTGCGGCCCGGGACGGTCTACGCCGATCTCAACACCGCCGCCCCCGGCCTCAAGCGCTCCCTGGAGGAGCGCGTCGTCGCCGGTGGCTCGCTGTTCGCGGATGTCGCCGTGCTGGCACCGGTCCCCCGGGCCGGGCTGCGCACCCCGCTGCTGGTCAGCGGCACCGGAGCGCCGCACGTGGCGCGTGCGCTGGAACCCGCCGGGGTACCGGTGGAGACCATCGACGCGCCGGCCGGTGCCGCGGCGGCGCGCAAGCTGCTGCGCAGCGTCTTCATGAAGGGCCTCGCCGGGGTCGTCCTGGAGACGCTCAACGCCGCGGAGACGGACGGCAGTACGGCGTGGATCACCGCGCAGATGGCCGCCGAGTTCGGCGACGGCGGCGAGGCCCTCATCAGCCGGCTGGCCGAGGGCAGCCGCGCGCACGCCGGGCGCCGTGTCCATGAGATGAGCGACGCCATCGACCATCTCGACGCGCTCGGGCAGCCGTCCTGGGTCGCCCAGGCCTCCCGGCAGTGGCTTCAGCGGCTGGCGGACGAGCCGCGTACCGCCTCCTGA
- a CDS encoding class I SAM-dependent DNA methyltransferase, producing MENQGPESYGEHNADVYDEWHAALDPTDAVDRLAELIEDGPPGPVLELAVGTGRVTIPLAARGVDLRGIDASVAMVERMRAKPGGERIPVTIGDMADVDPEGDDRFAMVFVVFSTLFFLLTQEEQVRCFTNAARRLVPGGRFVLECPMPDVARYRHDQNLEVHQVGLDRVRLVAVRHDPVEQRFDGHHVLITNNGIRLAPASMRYAWPSELDLMARLAGLERRHRWGGWRREPFTAEGTYVTVYEKPAAPVP from the coding sequence ATGGAGAACCAGGGACCGGAGAGCTACGGAGAGCACAACGCCGACGTCTATGACGAGTGGCACGCCGCACTCGACCCCACCGACGCGGTGGACCGGCTGGCGGAGCTGATCGAGGACGGGCCGCCGGGACCGGTGCTGGAGCTGGCGGTGGGCACCGGCCGGGTGACGATTCCGCTGGCCGCGCGGGGGGTGGATCTGCGGGGCATCGACGCCTCCGTGGCCATGGTGGAGCGGATGCGGGCCAAGCCCGGCGGCGAGCGGATCCCGGTCACCATCGGCGACATGGCGGATGTCGACCCGGAGGGCGATGACCGGTTCGCCATGGTGTTCGTCGTGTTCTCCACCCTCTTCTTCCTGCTGACGCAGGAGGAGCAGGTGCGCTGCTTCACCAACGCCGCCCGGCGTCTCGTCCCCGGCGGCCGCTTCGTTCTCGAATGCCCCATGCCGGACGTCGCCCGCTACCGGCACGACCAGAACCTGGAGGTGCACCAGGTGGGCCTGGACCGGGTACGGCTCGTCGCCGTCCGCCACGACCCGGTCGAACAGCGCTTCGACGGCCACCATGTGCTCATCACCAACAACGGGATCCGGCTGGCCCCGGCCTCCATGCGCTACGCCTGGCCCAGCGAACTCGACCTGATGGCACGCCTGGCCGGGCTCGAACGCCGCCACCGGTGGGGCGGCTGGCGACGGGAACCGTTCACGGCCGAGGGCACCTACGTCACCGTGTACGAGAAGCCGGCGGCACCCGTGCCCTGA
- a CDS encoding MFS transporter, with protein MGGCAEAGDGTARRSRRTGRGRGVFTGAQLALLAGGFLVNLGTFAVYPYLAVLLRDRLDAGMAQVGMVLGAATLVQFASAPFTAAFAERAGLKRSLLLATSLYLLGAVTYLYGAGSPALTVLALFLSCGAGALYSPAFRGYLIHAAPPARRPRLVSAGNAAGHLGVAVGPVAGALFLHEPGRLFTANTVLYAVLAIGHLFLRPEPPGPAGDGPVVEPFRRVLRGLAVVPFAATVLTHYLYMQFYQYLSVYAEGRLATAGYGLIMMGYALGLVVLQPLLAGWIADIGHPTAMVIGFGCMAAGMTAFATGGPVGVAAGALAMSAGTAVLFLKNDLEALARSRRSATVTFGQQRLAVGVGALLSGVLGGRLYGVFERAGLLPGFWLAVAAQCVLLPPLLLAAVRGPCRPGRR; from the coding sequence ATGGGCGGGTGCGCGGAGGCCGGTGACGGCACCGCGCGGCGCTCGCGCCGTACCGGACGGGGGCGGGGGGTCTTCACGGGAGCACAGCTCGCACTGCTGGCGGGCGGTTTCCTCGTCAATCTCGGCACCTTCGCCGTCTACCCGTACCTGGCGGTGCTGCTGCGCGACCGGCTGGACGCCGGAATGGCGCAGGTCGGGATGGTGCTCGGGGCCGCCACACTGGTGCAGTTCGCGAGCGCGCCGTTCACGGCCGCCTTCGCCGAACGCGCCGGGCTCAAGCGGTCCCTGCTGCTCGCCACCTCCCTGTATCTCCTGGGCGCGGTGACGTATCTGTACGGGGCCGGCAGCCCGGCGCTGACGGTGCTCGCCCTCTTCCTCAGTTGCGGCGCGGGCGCGCTCTACTCCCCGGCGTTCCGCGGCTACCTCATCCACGCGGCGCCGCCCGCGCGACGGCCACGGCTGGTGTCCGCCGGTAACGCGGCCGGTCATCTCGGCGTCGCCGTGGGGCCGGTGGCGGGGGCGTTGTTCCTGCACGAGCCGGGCCGGCTGTTCACCGCGAACACGGTGCTCTACGCCGTGCTGGCGATCGGGCATCTGTTCCTGCGGCCCGAGCCCCCGGGGCCGGCCGGGGACGGGCCGGTCGTCGAGCCGTTCCGCCGGGTGCTGCGCGGGCTGGCGGTGGTCCCCTTCGCGGCGACCGTGCTCACGCACTACCTGTACATGCAGTTCTACCAGTACCTGTCGGTGTACGCGGAGGGCCGGCTGGCCACCGCGGGCTACGGCCTGATCATGATGGGGTACGCGCTCGGCCTGGTGGTGCTGCAACCCCTGCTCGCCGGCTGGATCGCGGACATCGGGCACCCCACCGCGATGGTCATCGGCTTCGGCTGCATGGCGGCGGGCATGACGGCGTTCGCCACCGGAGGGCCGGTGGGGGTGGCCGCCGGTGCCCTGGCGATGAGCGCCGGTACCGCGGTGCTGTTTCTCAAGAACGATCTGGAGGCGCTGGCCCGTTCGCGGCGCTCGGCGACGGTCACCTTCGGCCAGCAGCGGCTGGCGGTGGGCGTGGGTGCGCTGCTGAGCGGTGTGCTCGGCGGCCGGCTGTACGGCGTGTTCGAACGGGCCGGACTGCTGCCCGGGTTCTGGCTGGCCGTCGCGGCCCAGTGCGTGCTGCTTCCGCCACTGCTCCTGGCGGCGGTCCGGGGTCCGTGCCGGCCGGGTCGGCGGTGA
- a CDS encoding sigma-70 family RNA polymerase sigma factor has translation MTPATAVTFRRPRPPARHRPAAVDDAVTRLALAARSGDPAAVDAFVRALYRDMRRFVAHLSGDPRLADDLVQETFLRALRSLHRFEGRSSARTWMLSIARHTVADSLRSASARPRLSDWEDWQTVIERTQPRGLPGFEDGIALTQLLAALPYERRHAFVLTQLFGVPYEEAARILGCPIGTVRSRVARARACLLAVLIEAERQARRRTDAPDDR, from the coding sequence ATGACACCTGCCACGGCTGTGACCTTCCGACGCCCCCGGCCGCCCGCCCGGCACCGGCCCGCCGCTGTCGACGATGCCGTCACCCGGCTCGCCCTGGCCGCCCGCTCGGGCGACCCGGCCGCGGTGGACGCCTTCGTCCGGGCTCTCTACCGGGACATGCGGCGCTTCGTGGCCCATCTCTCGGGCGACCCGCGGCTGGCCGACGACCTCGTCCAGGAAACGTTTCTGCGGGCGCTGCGCAGCCTGCACCGGTTCGAGGGCCGCTCCTCCGCCCGTACCTGGATGCTGTCCATCGCCCGCCACACCGTGGCGGACAGCCTGCGGAGCGCCTCGGCCCGTCCCCGGCTCTCCGACTGGGAGGACTGGCAGACCGTGATCGAGCGCACCCAGCCGCGCGGCCTGCCGGGCTTCGAGGACGGCATCGCGCTGACCCAGCTGCTGGCGGCCCTCCCCTACGAGCGCCGCCACGCCTTCGTGCTGACCCAGCTCTTCGGCGTGCCCTACGAGGAGGCCGCCCGCATCCTGGGCTGCCCGATCGGCACGGTACGTTCCCGGGTGGCGCGGGCCCGGGCCTGCCTGCTCGCCGTGCTCATCGAGGCTGAACGGCAGGCCCGCCGGAGAACGGATGCGCCGGACGACCGCTGA
- a CDS encoding class I SAM-dependent methyltransferase: MQWYEDEAFWSDFSSTMFSERRRDEMARLVATSPLLRFGEQERVLDLCCGPGIFLVPLAARGYSVTGVDLSALMLERAREAAAGAGVRARLIQGDMLTHREPRTYDAVLNLFTSFGYFERHEDNTRVLRNAFDSLVPGGRLLIDVMGKEVLAGWIGRPQLVQLDDGYVIQRDTILDNWRRLRTDWTLVRGDTAREASISCWLYSAAELSAMFEAAGFTDVQCFGGFDATPYDQRAQRLIVRGVRPAGR; this comes from the coding sequence ATGCAATGGTACGAGGACGAGGCGTTCTGGTCGGATTTCTCCAGCACGATGTTCTCGGAGCGAAGACGGGACGAGATGGCCCGCCTGGTGGCCACCTCACCCCTGCTCCGGTTCGGGGAACAGGAGCGCGTGCTCGACCTGTGCTGCGGTCCCGGGATATTCCTCGTCCCGCTCGCCGCCCGGGGATATTCGGTGACCGGCGTGGATTTGAGCGCGCTCATGCTGGAACGGGCACGGGAGGCCGCCGCCGGCGCCGGTGTACGGGCCCGGCTGATCCAGGGCGACATGCTGACCCACCGCGAGCCCCGCACCTACGACGCGGTGCTCAATCTCTTCACCTCCTTCGGCTATTTCGAGCGGCACGAGGACAACACCCGGGTACTGCGCAACGCCTTCGACTCGCTGGTGCCCGGCGGACGGCTGCTGATCGACGTCATGGGCAAGGAAGTGCTCGCCGGGTGGATCGGCCGACCCCAACTCGTCCAACTCGACGACGGATACGTGATCCAGCGCGACACGATCCTCGACAACTGGCGGCGGCTGCGCACCGACTGGACCCTGGTCCGGGGAGACACGGCCCGCGAGGCGTCGATCAGTTGCTGGCTCTACAGCGCGGCCGAACTGTCCGCGATGTTCGAGGCGGCCGGCTTCACGGACGTCCAGTGCTTCGGCGGCTTCGACGCCACCCCGTACGACCAGCGCGCCCAACGGCTCATCGTGCGCGGCGTCCGGCCCGCGGGCCGGTGA
- a CDS encoding pyridoxal-phosphate dependent enzyme produces the protein MRPHPHPQPDAVPAPAPVHEHVTDAVKAPDLIRLAPHTVLARFETLKVYAALGAVRTLLERGTITPGQTLVDSSSGIYALALAMACHRYGLRCHIVASTTVDATLRTQLEILGATVDRMPPSQDLRLDQERRVRRVRELLLSRPDMHWMRQYHDAIHYAGYREFADLVTAALPGPELTVVGAVGTGASTAGLVLPLRRRGVSVRLVGLQPFGSVTFGSDRFQDPEAIIAGIGSAIPFGNVRHELYDTLHWIDFRHATAGAVALLRDHAVFAGLSTGAAYLTAAWEAVRHPEQTYLVIGPDTGHRYTERAFARHREIPEARTLKPHQITDLADLVPPWSVMEWRRRRHGEETPS, from the coding sequence ATGCGCCCGCACCCGCACCCGCAGCCGGACGCGGTTCCCGCCCCCGCTCCCGTTCACGAGCACGTCACCGACGCCGTCAAGGCCCCCGACCTGATCCGGCTCGCCCCGCACACCGTGCTGGCCCGCTTCGAGACCCTCAAGGTGTACGCGGCGCTGGGCGCCGTCCGCACCCTGCTGGAGCGCGGCACGATCACCCCCGGGCAGACCCTGGTCGACAGTTCCAGCGGCATCTACGCGCTGGCCCTGGCCATGGCCTGCCACCGCTACGGGCTGCGCTGCCACATCGTCGCCTCCACGACCGTCGACGCCACCCTGCGCACCCAGCTGGAGATCCTGGGCGCCACCGTCGACCGGATGCCACCCTCCCAGGACCTGCGCCTTGACCAGGAGCGCCGGGTGCGCCGGGTACGCGAACTCCTCCTCAGCCGCCCGGACATGCACTGGATGCGCCAGTACCACGACGCCATCCACTACGCGGGCTACCGCGAGTTCGCGGACCTGGTCACCGCCGCGCTGCCCGGCCCCGAACTGACCGTCGTGGGCGCGGTGGGCACCGGGGCCTCCACCGCCGGACTCGTCCTGCCGCTGCGCCGGCGCGGCGTCTCCGTACGGCTGGTCGGCCTCCAGCCGTTCGGCAGCGTCACCTTCGGCAGCGACCGCTTCCAGGACCCGGAAGCGATCATCGCCGGGATCGGCAGCGCCATCCCGTTCGGCAACGTACGGCACGAGCTGTACGACACGCTGCACTGGATCGACTTCCGGCACGCCACTGCGGGCGCCGTCGCCCTGCTGCGCGACCACGCGGTCTTCGCCGGCCTGTCCACCGGCGCCGCCTACCTCACCGCCGCCTGGGAGGCAGTGCGCCATCCCGAGCAGACCTACCTGGTCATCGGCCCCGACACCGGACACCGCTACACCGAGCGGGCATTCGCCCGCCACCGGGAGATCCCGGAGGCCCGCACCCTGAAACCCCACCAGATCACCGATCTGGCCGACCTGGTACCGCCCTGGTCGGTCATGGAGTGGCGGCGCCGACGCCACGGCGAGGAGACCCCGTCATGA
- a CDS encoding ATP-grasp domain-containing protein has protein sequence MTIAALELLIFGLGGLVRAAGNAGHRLCLLTRDRSVYRHELARLPADALDIVDIDTLDTAACTAALRGVPDLGGLINATDTFGVPGADIAAALGLPGPDPAAVRLVRDKHRVRTVLSQRGLSRVRAVRVAPDPSAAPEVLRDIGLPAVLKDTAGTSSRGVWPVRDAPALHAALTAASRTPLKGDLLAETFLAGPVYSAETLSWDGHTRLLGVCSRQMSPEPAVREEAAAFPVALPAGGHARIETWVGTLLAAVGHDRGFAHVEFVLTGDGPELVEINRRIGGALVGEALSRRLGTNVQEAEIDTALGRRPPLLDAAPASGPASGFVLVYAPRAGTLAGWSGLDGLDTFPGAPRWYPTMAPGDRVEHLTDQRACTGILLTEGATAELALHRALSAAGSVHPVVEP, from the coding sequence ATGACCATCGCCGCACTCGAACTGCTCATCTTCGGCCTCGGGGGACTGGTCCGGGCCGCGGGGAACGCCGGACACCGGCTGTGTCTGCTCACCCGGGACCGCAGCGTCTACCGCCACGAACTCGCCCGGCTGCCGGCGGACGCGCTGGACATCGTGGACATCGACACGCTCGACACCGCCGCCTGCACCGCCGCCCTGCGCGGCGTCCCCGACCTCGGGGGGCTGATCAACGCGACCGACACCTTCGGTGTCCCCGGCGCCGACATCGCCGCCGCGCTCGGGCTGCCCGGCCCCGACCCGGCCGCCGTCCGCCTGGTCCGTGACAAGCACCGGGTCCGCACGGTCCTGAGCCAGCGGGGACTGAGCCGGGTGCGGGCCGTACGGGTCGCACCCGACCCGTCCGCCGCGCCGGAGGTCCTGCGGGACATCGGACTGCCGGCCGTTCTCAAGGACACCGCCGGCACATCCTCGCGGGGGGTGTGGCCGGTACGCGACGCACCGGCGCTCCACGCCGCCCTCACCGCGGCGTCCCGCACCCCGCTCAAGGGAGACCTGCTGGCCGAGACGTTCCTGGCGGGGCCGGTCTACAGCGCCGAAACGCTCAGCTGGGACGGGCACACCCGGCTGCTGGGGGTGTGCAGCCGGCAGATGTCGCCCGAACCCGCCGTCCGTGAGGAGGCCGCAGCCTTTCCCGTCGCGCTCCCCGCCGGCGGCCACGCGCGGATCGAGACCTGGGTGGGCACACTGCTGGCCGCCGTGGGCCACGACCGCGGCTTCGCGCACGTGGAGTTCGTCCTCACCGGCGACGGGCCCGAACTCGTCGAGATCAACCGCCGCATCGGCGGCGCGCTGGTCGGCGAGGCACTGAGCCGCCGGCTGGGCACCAACGTCCAGGAGGCGGAGATCGACACCGCCCTCGGCCGTCGCCCGCCGCTGCTGGACGCCGCCCCCGCATCCGGCCCCGCCTCCGGGTTCGTCCTCGTGTACGCCCCGCGCGCCGGAACGCTCGCCGGCTGGTCCGGACTCGACGGCCTGGACACCTTCCCCGGCGCCCCGCGCTGGTACCCGACCATGGCGCCGGGGGATCGCGTGGAGCACCTGACCGACCAGCGCGCCTGCACCGGGATCCTGCTGACCGAGGGCGCCACCGCCGAACTGGCTCTCCACCGGGCCCTCAGCGCGGCCGGAAGCGTGCACCCGGTCGTCGAACCGTAG